A window of the Gemmatirosa kalamazoonensis genome harbors these coding sequences:
- a CDS encoding helicase C-terminal domain-containing protein, which yields MPRLQLPPSTDARLSRPAAAAIRAAIRLAGGREVCFVCKVDEEGTVASARVVARGDVRSVLALPGFAERGEMLVHNHPSGLLEPSNADLEVAARVHGNGVGFGIVDNDATELYVVVEVPPAKTTADIDPDSVDATLGPDGPIARRMRRYEDRPSQRAMASEIARLYNDGGVGLLEAGTGVGKSLGYLVPALRWAAANGERTIVSTNTINLQEQLVGKDLPFLAESLTDQKVRFALLKGWRNYLCLLRLEQARGGGPALLEEGMARELGVLEQWAERTSDGSVSDLPTPPRPEVWDEVSAEPDLCQRMKCPHFDRCFLFKARQKAAQADIIVVNHHLLLSDVAVRRVQQNWEDAAVLPAYKRLVVDEGHHLEDAAAAHLGASVTRRSLQRLFARLDRKGKGLLGALIAKLAEKSDLLSTASLDLVQARLVPAAHASRDKADLLFDLLHAYLEQAAQPVVRLTDAFAQDPVWDAGLRAALDDLLGEIELLHEGLRLVRERLESDEKRLEALAPLLGELRAVARRLQTAGDGLVRALRPADGTPPSVRWIELRGKERNVVVTSVPLDLAPILREDLFKRVQTAVITSATLATRPGTRDSGPGTRMRSPGPESRVPSPDAFRFLSDRLGLTAPEFEPATAIYPSPFEYPRQALLVVPSDTPAPNVDASAHFLHVVRHVLDVATASDGGMFVLFTSHRELMRAAAELRARGADRRWPLLVHGEDTRDALLNRFRESGRALLVGTASFWEGVDVPGDALRALVIAKLPFRVPSEPVTAAQCEAIEARGGDSFREYMLPHASLRLKQGFGRLIRTGVDRGVVVISDVRLVSKGYGRDLLDALPPARRVLAPWARARADVESFYAARSAAVGED from the coding sequence GTGCCGCGCCTGCAGCTTCCTCCCTCCACCGACGCCCGTCTCAGCCGCCCGGCCGCCGCCGCGATCCGTGCGGCGATCCGGCTCGCCGGCGGCCGCGAGGTGTGCTTCGTCTGCAAGGTGGACGAGGAGGGGACGGTGGCGAGCGCCCGCGTCGTCGCGCGCGGCGACGTGCGCAGCGTGCTCGCGCTCCCCGGGTTCGCCGAGCGCGGCGAGATGCTCGTGCACAACCACCCCAGCGGCCTGCTCGAGCCGTCGAACGCGGATCTCGAGGTCGCGGCGCGCGTGCACGGCAACGGCGTCGGCTTCGGCATCGTCGACAACGACGCGACGGAGCTGTACGTCGTCGTCGAGGTGCCGCCGGCGAAGACGACCGCCGACATCGATCCGGATTCGGTCGACGCGACGCTCGGTCCCGACGGGCCCATCGCGCGCCGCATGCGCCGCTACGAGGACCGGCCGAGCCAGCGCGCGATGGCCTCCGAGATCGCGCGCCTATACAACGACGGCGGCGTGGGGCTGCTGGAGGCGGGCACCGGCGTCGGCAAGTCGCTCGGCTACCTCGTGCCCGCGCTGCGGTGGGCGGCCGCGAACGGCGAGCGCACGATCGTGTCGACGAACACGATCAACCTGCAGGAGCAGCTCGTCGGCAAGGACCTGCCGTTCCTCGCGGAGTCCCTCACCGACCAGAAGGTGCGCTTCGCGCTGCTGAAGGGGTGGCGCAACTACCTCTGCCTGCTGCGGCTGGAGCAGGCCCGCGGCGGCGGCCCGGCGCTGCTCGAGGAGGGGATGGCGCGCGAGCTGGGTGTGCTGGAGCAGTGGGCGGAGCGCACGAGCGACGGCTCGGTGAGCGACCTGCCGACGCCGCCGCGTCCCGAGGTGTGGGACGAGGTCTCGGCGGAGCCCGATCTCTGCCAGCGCATGAAGTGCCCGCACTTCGACCGCTGCTTCCTCTTCAAGGCGCGGCAGAAGGCGGCGCAGGCCGACATCATCGTCGTGAACCACCATCTGCTGCTCTCCGACGTCGCCGTCAGGCGCGTGCAGCAGAACTGGGAGGACGCGGCCGTGCTGCCGGCGTACAAGCGCCTCGTCGTCGACGAGGGCCATCACCTCGAGGACGCCGCCGCCGCACACCTCGGCGCGTCGGTCACGCGGCGCTCGCTGCAGCGGCTGTTCGCGCGACTCGACCGCAAGGGGAAGGGCCTGTTGGGCGCGCTGATCGCGAAGCTGGCCGAGAAGTCGGACCTGCTCAGCACCGCGAGCCTCGACCTCGTGCAGGCGCGCCTCGTGCCCGCCGCGCACGCGTCGCGCGACAAGGCCGACCTGCTGTTCGACCTGCTGCACGCGTACCTCGAGCAGGCGGCGCAGCCGGTCGTGCGCCTAACGGACGCGTTCGCGCAGGACCCGGTGTGGGACGCCGGGCTTCGCGCCGCGCTCGACGATCTGCTGGGCGAGATCGAGCTGCTGCACGAGGGGCTGCGCCTCGTGCGCGAGCGACTGGAGTCCGACGAGAAACGACTGGAGGCGCTCGCCCCGCTGCTCGGCGAGCTGCGCGCGGTCGCGCGACGCCTGCAGACCGCGGGCGACGGCTTGGTGCGCGCGCTCCGTCCGGCCGACGGCACGCCGCCGAGCGTGCGGTGGATCGAGCTGCGCGGCAAGGAGCGCAACGTGGTCGTCACGTCGGTGCCGCTCGACCTCGCGCCGATCCTGCGCGAGGATCTGTTCAAGCGCGTGCAGACGGCGGTGATCACCAGCGCGACGCTGGCGACTCGTCCCGGGACTCGGGACTCGGGACCCGGGACTCGAATGCGGAGCCCCGGTCCCGAGTCCCGAGTCCCGAGTCCTGATGCGTTCCGCTTCCTCTCCGACCGGCTGGGACTCACGGCGCCCGAGTTCGAGCCGGCGACCGCGATCTATCCGTCGCCGTTCGAGTATCCGCGCCAGGCGCTGCTCGTCGTGCCGAGCGACACGCCGGCGCCCAACGTCGACGCGAGCGCGCACTTTCTGCACGTCGTGCGGCACGTGCTCGACGTCGCGACCGCATCGGACGGCGGCATGTTCGTGCTGTTCACCAGCCACCGTGAGCTGATGCGCGCGGCCGCCGAGCTGCGCGCGCGCGGCGCCGACCGGCGATGGCCGCTGCTCGTGCACGGCGAGGACACGCGCGACGCGCTTCTGAATCGATTCCGCGAGAGCGGCCGGGCGCTGCTCGTCGGCACGGCGTCGTTCTGGGAGGGCGTCGACGTGCCGGGCGACGCGCTGCGGGCGCTCGTCATCGCGAAGCTGCCGTTCCGCGTGCCGAGCGAGCCCGTCACCGCCGCGCAGTGCGAGGCGATCGAGGCGCGCGGCGGCGACAGCTTCCGCGAGTACATGCTGCCGCACGCGTCGCTGCGGCTGAAGCAGGGCTTCGGGCGGCTCATCCGCACCGGCGTCGACCGCGGGGTCGTCGTCATCTCCGACGTGCGGCTCGTCAGCAAGGGCTACGGCCGCGACCTGCTCGACGCGCTCCCCCCCGCGCGTCGGGTGCTCGCCCCGTGGGCACGGGCGCGAGCCGACGTCGAGTCGTTCTACGCGGCCCGCTCCGCAGCGGTCGGCGAGGACTGA
- a CDS encoding CAP domain-containing protein, protein MQLSSRLLAAFAALALVAACSDSPVAPDATADAPAAVKPSASLSVARTVAVTDCAGATVYLSADEKRTLDLHNAQRTKSGLRTFCVDAKLTAAARSHSNEMIDLNYFSHSSYDGTAFNVRVGSFGYTPYTALAENIALGSGTYGAPDAIFTNWMNSAGHRANILNGTLRQIGIGVSLGTYQGYTGVRMYTVDFGTR, encoded by the coding sequence ATGCAGCTCTCCTCCCGTCTGCTCGCGGCCTTCGCCGCGCTCGCGCTCGTCGCCGCCTGTTCCGACTCGCCGGTCGCTCCCGACGCCACCGCCGACGCTCCCGCCGCCGTCAAGCCGTCCGCATCGCTGTCCGTCGCCCGCACCGTGGCCGTCACCGACTGTGCCGGCGCGACGGTGTACCTCTCGGCCGACGAGAAGCGGACGCTCGACCTGCACAACGCCCAGCGCACGAAGAGCGGGCTCCGAACTTTCTGCGTCGATGCCAAGCTCACCGCCGCGGCGCGGTCGCACTCGAACGAGATGATCGACCTGAACTACTTCTCGCACAGCTCGTACGACGGCACCGCGTTCAACGTGCGCGTGGGGAGCTTCGGCTACACGCCGTACACGGCGCTGGCCGAGAACATCGCGCTCGGCAGCGGGACGTACGGGGCGCCGGACGCGATCTTCACGAACTGGATGAACAGTGCCGGGCACCGCGCGAACATCCTGAACGGCACGCTCCGCCAGATCGGAATCGGCGTGAGCCTCGGGACCTACCAGGGTTACACCGGCGTGCGCATGTACACCGTGGATTTCGGCACGCGTTAG
- a CDS encoding fumarylacetoacetate hydrolase family protein yields the protein MTRPGKIVCVGRNYVEHAKELGNEMPKEPLLFLKPPTSVLAPDGTIELPPESQRVEFEGEIGVVIGAPLRRADEGAARKAIRGIVALNDVTARDLQRSDGQWTRAKGFDTFCPIGPEAPVPADLDALEVVTRVNGDERQRGRASQMAFSIPMLLAYISRVMTLEPGDVVATGTPAGVGPLAAGDVVEVEVVGLSSVRSTVAAA from the coding sequence GTGACCCGTCCCGGCAAGATCGTCTGTGTCGGTCGCAACTACGTCGAGCATGCGAAGGAGCTCGGCAACGAGATGCCGAAGGAGCCGCTGCTCTTCCTGAAGCCGCCCACCTCGGTCCTGGCGCCCGATGGCACGATCGAGCTGCCGCCGGAGAGCCAGCGGGTGGAGTTCGAGGGAGAGATCGGCGTCGTCATCGGCGCGCCCCTGCGACGGGCCGACGAGGGCGCGGCGCGCAAGGCGATCCGGGGGATCGTAGCGCTGAACGACGTCACCGCCCGCGACCTGCAGCGCAGCGACGGGCAGTGGACACGCGCGAAGGGATTCGACACCTTCTGCCCGATCGGTCCGGAGGCGCCGGTGCCGGCCGACCTCGACGCGCTCGAGGTGGTCACCCGGGTGAACGGCGACGAGCGGCAGCGGGGCCGGGCGAGCCAGATGGCGTTCTCGATCCCGATGTTGCTCGCGTACATCTCGCGCGTGATGACGCTGGAGCCGGGCGACGTCGTGGCGACCGGTACGCCTGCCGGCGTGGGCCCGCTCGCGGCAGGAGACGTCGTGGAGGTCGAGGTCGTGGGCCTCAGCTCGGTTCGCAGCACCGTGGCGGCCGCCTGA
- the lexA gene encoding transcriptional repressor LexA, with the protein MAEPLTPIERKVYHFLLDFLAENTYQPSIREIGKKFRIKSTKTVSDLLQSLSAKGYIERDPSRSRGVRIVGYSGPTRVQPLPYYERVAGGEASARPEDRAGHISFDRRFVPGDDAFVIRMKGDSLKSRGVLDGDYVVVSPSAPPRAGDIVAVRFGDETTIQTYGAVDAASAVLNAAQSAGATETLDGAFAVVGVVCGVFRPFFDREAFDSAITT; encoded by the coding sequence ATGGCGGAGCCTCTCACCCCGATCGAGCGGAAAGTCTACCACTTTCTGCTCGACTTCCTCGCGGAGAACACGTACCAGCCGAGCATCCGCGAGATCGGCAAGAAGTTCCGGATCAAGAGCACGAAAACGGTCTCGGACCTCCTTCAGTCGCTCTCCGCCAAGGGGTACATCGAGCGTGATCCGTCGCGCTCGCGAGGCGTGCGCATCGTGGGCTACTCGGGACCCACGCGCGTGCAGCCGCTCCCCTACTACGAGCGGGTCGCCGGCGGCGAGGCGAGCGCCCGCCCGGAGGACCGCGCGGGCCACATCAGCTTCGACCGCCGCTTCGTGCCGGGCGACGACGCGTTCGTGATCCGCATGAAGGGCGACTCGCTGAAGAGCCGCGGGGTGCTCGACGGCGACTACGTCGTCGTCTCCCCGTCGGCGCCGCCGCGTGCCGGTGACATCGTCGCCGTACGCTTCGGCGACGAGACGACGATCCAGACCTACGGCGCGGTCGACGCGGCGAGCGCGGTGCTGAACGCGGCGCAGAGCGCGGGCGCGACCGAGACGCTGGACGGCGCGTTCGCGGTCGTCGGTGTCGTGTGCGGCGTCTTCCGCCCGTTCTTCGACCGCGAGGCGTTCGACTCCGCGATCACGACCTGA
- the gltX gene encoding glutamate--tRNA ligase, protein MSSDSTDSARTPRLRFAPSPTGYLHVGGARTALFNWLYAKHYGGQFLLRIEDTDRARSTEASTRAIFEGLGWLGLAWDEEVVFQGAHGERHRADAMRLVERGAAYRCFCTPAELDERRKAAEAEGNAFRYDRRCDRLSADEVARRVDSGEPFAVRFRVPEGETSWTDVVHGRITFPNKDIEDFVVLRSDGTPIYNMAVVSDDIAMAITLVMRGDDHISNTPKQILIYEALGAELPTFAHLPMIHGTDGKKLSKRHGATAVGDYEHMGILAEAMLNFLALLGWSPGGDREVMTVDEMIALFSTDGLQKKAAVFDPKKLEWMNGQHLMLLPIDAVVARVGAALVSAGLTTEEDLRARPDWYARLLEQLRVRGRTVDEIVRQAPPFLRDPIEYDEDAVAKHLLKDPAGSAALLGETRDTLAALPDWSTAPMEESLRALAERRGVGAGKLFQPLRVALVGSAASPGIFDVLELLGRDRSLHRLDVAVRRIEGVPRRA, encoded by the coding sequence ATGAGCTCCGATTCCACCGATTCCGCGCGCACGCCGCGCCTTCGCTTCGCTCCGTCGCCCACCGGCTACCTCCACGTCGGCGGCGCGCGCACCGCGCTGTTCAACTGGCTGTACGCGAAGCACTACGGCGGCCAGTTCCTGCTCCGCATCGAGGACACCGACCGCGCGCGCAGCACCGAGGCGAGCACCCGCGCGATCTTCGAGGGGCTCGGCTGGCTCGGGCTCGCGTGGGACGAGGAGGTCGTCTTCCAGGGCGCGCACGGCGAGCGGCACCGCGCCGACGCGATGCGTCTCGTGGAGCGCGGCGCCGCGTACCGCTGCTTCTGCACGCCCGCGGAGCTCGACGAGCGCCGAAAGGCGGCCGAGGCGGAGGGCAACGCGTTCCGGTACGACCGCCGGTGCGACCGTCTGTCCGCCGACGAGGTGGCTCGCCGCGTCGACAGCGGCGAGCCGTTCGCCGTGCGCTTCCGCGTGCCCGAGGGCGAGACGTCGTGGACCGACGTCGTGCACGGCCGCATCACGTTCCCGAACAAGGACATCGAGGACTTCGTCGTCCTCCGCTCCGATGGGACGCCGATCTACAACATGGCCGTCGTGTCGGACGACATCGCGATGGCGATCACGCTCGTGATGCGCGGCGACGACCACATCTCCAACACGCCGAAGCAGATCCTGATCTACGAGGCGCTCGGCGCCGAGCTGCCGACGTTCGCGCACCTCCCGATGATTCACGGGACGGACGGCAAGAAGCTCAGCAAGCGTCACGGCGCCACCGCGGTCGGCGACTATGAGCACATGGGCATCCTCGCCGAGGCGATGCTCAACTTTCTCGCGCTGCTCGGCTGGTCCCCGGGCGGCGACCGCGAGGTGATGACCGTCGACGAGATGATCGCGCTGTTCTCCACCGACGGCCTGCAGAAGAAGGCCGCCGTGTTCGACCCGAAGAAGCTCGAGTGGATGAACGGGCAGCACCTCATGCTGCTCCCGATCGACGCGGTGGTGGCGCGCGTCGGTGCCGCGCTCGTCTCCGCTGGGCTCACGACGGAGGAGGATCTGCGCGCGCGCCCCGACTGGTACGCCCGGCTGCTCGAGCAGCTCCGCGTGCGCGGCCGCACGGTCGACGAGATCGTGCGTCAGGCGCCGCCGTTCCTGCGCGATCCCATCGAGTACGACGAGGACGCGGTCGCGAAGCACCTGCTGAAGGACCCCGCAGGCAGCGCGGCGCTGCTCGGCGAGACACGTGACACGCTCGCCGCGCTGCCGGATTGGAGCACCGCGCCGATGGAGGAGAGCCTCCGCGCGCTCGCCGAGCGGCGTGGCGTCGGTGCTGGCAAGCTGTTCCAGCCACTGCGTGTGGCGCTCGTCGGATCCGCCGCGAGCCCAGGCATCTTCGACGTGCTCGAGTTGCTCGGCCGCGACCGCTCGCTGCACCGGCTCGACGTCGCGGTACGACGCATCGAAGGCGTGCCGCGCAGAGCGTGA
- a CDS encoding glycosyltransferase family 117 protein, protein MATSVRSERLAATERSSPAAATAELDYRPSYIAAGVVSLVVLVLYLLTLAPSTSMWDTSEYIAAAYVLGIPHPPGNPFFVLIGRVASLLPIGGSVAARINVLAALCSAVSAGLWFLVAERVLVSWLARRWQRIVGGAVAALIGATAFTVWNQSVVNEKVYTVSLLFFAIVSWLMVRWSDEPEGTRADRTLVLVAYLIGLGYANHPAGFLVAPAVAAAVLIRKPLTLLRWKLLLAGAAAFIVGLTPFVYQPIRAAHFPAINEGEPTACTNGPKVDCTLSKLTYDRLMANINRDQYGKPSLAERQAPFTAQVGMWWLYFKWQWLRDAHSELPGLQSGLAVLFLALGLVGGWVHWNRDRQSFWFFGPLVFTVTFALIYYMNFKYGASQAPELGNNVQREVRDRDYFYIWSFSTWGVWAALGLVWVWESIAALFGADKVKLGRQYVDQPRERSWLLASPTLALALIPLFGNWKQASRANQKDTAAFAKDLLNSVEPYGILVTVGDNDTFPLWYAQEVEGIRKDVIIANTSLLNTDWYTRQLVRRPVYEYDAAKGPAIYRGQTWPKPTKPPINLSMKELDAIPLGISLGQQNTFVKGVGADTIHATIQGQELYRADLLVLYMIRDAYPERPVYFSRTSGGYGQELGLQSYLLTQGLARKLLPTPPVPGKDTIMMQGEGWVDLKRTTDLWQSVFEGPKALIKRGDWVDMPSRGIPDLYTITGIELAEALARTGRPQVAQQVMATTQQLARAMHSERDFGLDRPIPNITGPGESPLPNLIPAAPTDSAALPGAKSGAPPPTKVAPPR, encoded by the coding sequence ATGGCCACCTCCGTCCGATCCGAGCGCCTCGCCGCCACTGAGCGGTCGAGTCCCGCCGCCGCGACCGCCGAGCTGGACTACCGTCCCTCGTACATCGCGGCCGGCGTCGTGTCGCTCGTCGTGCTCGTGCTCTACCTGCTCACGCTCGCCCCGTCGACGTCGATGTGGGACACGAGCGAGTACATCGCCGCCGCGTACGTGCTCGGCATCCCGCACCCGCCGGGCAACCCGTTCTTCGTGCTGATCGGCCGCGTCGCGTCGCTGCTGCCCATCGGCGGCAGCGTCGCCGCTCGCATCAACGTGCTCGCAGCGCTGTGCAGCGCGGTCTCGGCCGGCCTCTGGTTCCTCGTCGCCGAGCGCGTGCTCGTGAGCTGGCTCGCCCGCCGCTGGCAGCGCATCGTCGGCGGCGCGGTCGCGGCGCTCATCGGCGCCACGGCGTTCACGGTGTGGAACCAGAGCGTGGTGAACGAGAAGGTCTACACCGTCTCGCTGCTGTTCTTCGCGATCGTGTCGTGGCTCATGGTGCGCTGGTCCGACGAGCCCGAAGGGACGCGCGCCGACCGCACGCTGGTGCTCGTCGCGTATCTCATCGGCCTGGGCTACGCGAACCACCCCGCGGGCTTCCTCGTCGCGCCGGCCGTCGCGGCGGCGGTGCTGATCCGCAAGCCGCTCACGCTGCTCCGCTGGAAGCTGCTGCTCGCCGGCGCGGCCGCGTTCATCGTCGGCCTCACACCGTTCGTCTACCAGCCGATCCGCGCCGCGCACTTCCCCGCCATCAACGAGGGCGAGCCCACGGCGTGCACGAACGGTCCCAAGGTCGACTGCACGCTGAGCAAGCTGACCTACGACCGGTTGATGGCGAACATCAATCGCGACCAGTACGGCAAGCCGTCGCTCGCCGAGCGCCAGGCGCCGTTCACCGCGCAGGTCGGGATGTGGTGGCTGTACTTCAAGTGGCAGTGGCTGCGCGATGCCCACAGCGAGCTGCCTGGGCTGCAGAGCGGCCTCGCGGTGCTGTTCCTCGCCCTCGGCCTCGTGGGCGGGTGGGTGCACTGGAACCGGGACCGACAATCGTTCTGGTTCTTCGGCCCGCTCGTGTTCACGGTGACGTTCGCGCTGATCTACTACATGAACTTCAAGTACGGCGCGTCGCAGGCGCCGGAGCTGGGGAACAACGTCCAGCGCGAGGTGCGCGACCGCGACTACTTCTACATCTGGAGCTTCTCCACGTGGGGCGTGTGGGCCGCGCTGGGCCTCGTGTGGGTGTGGGAGTCCATCGCCGCGCTGTTCGGCGCCGACAAGGTGAAGCTCGGCCGGCAGTACGTCGACCAGCCGCGCGAGCGGAGCTGGCTGCTCGCGTCGCCGACGCTGGCGCTCGCGTTGATTCCGCTCTTCGGCAACTGGAAGCAGGCGTCGCGCGCGAACCAGAAGGACACCGCGGCGTTCGCGAAGGATCTGCTGAACTCCGTCGAGCCGTACGGCATCCTCGTCACCGTCGGCGACAACGACACCTTCCCGCTCTGGTATGCGCAGGAGGTCGAGGGGATCCGGAAGGACGTCATCATCGCGAACACGTCCCTGCTGAACACCGACTGGTACACGCGGCAGCTCGTTAGGCGCCCCGTGTACGAGTACGACGCCGCGAAGGGTCCGGCGATCTACCGCGGGCAGACGTGGCCGAAGCCCACGAAGCCGCCGATCAATCTCAGCATGAAGGAGCTCGACGCGATCCCGCTCGGGATCAGCCTCGGGCAGCAGAACACGTTCGTGAAGGGCGTCGGCGCGGACACGATCCACGCCACCATCCAGGGGCAGGAGCTCTACCGCGCGGATCTGCTCGTGCTCTACATGATCCGCGACGCGTACCCCGAGCGGCCGGTGTACTTCAGCCGCACGTCGGGCGGCTACGGCCAGGAGCTCGGTCTGCAGAGCTACCTGCTGACCCAGGGACTCGCCCGCAAGCTGCTTCCCACGCCTCCCGTGCCCGGCAAGGACACGATCATGATGCAGGGCGAGGGATGGGTGGACCTGAAGCGCACGACCGACCTCTGGCAGTCCGTGTTCGAGGGACCGAAGGCGCTCATCAAGCGGGGCGACTGGGTGGACATGCCGAGCCGCGGCATCCCCGACCTCTACACGATCACGGGGATCGAGCTCGCCGAGGCGCTCGCGCGCACGGGGCGCCCGCAGGTCGCGCAGCAGGTGATGGCCACCACGCAGCAGCTCGCCCGCGCCATGCACAGCGAGCGCGACTTCGGCCTCGACCGTCCGATCCCGAACATCACGGGCCCGGGCGAGAGCCCGCTGCCCAACCTCATCCCTGCCGCGCCAACCGACTCGGCCGCGCTCCCCGGCGCGAAGAGTGGCGCGCCCCCGCCGACCAAGGTGGCGCCCCCACGCTGA
- the purH gene encoding bifunctional phosphoribosylaminoimidazolecarboxamide formyltransferase/IMP cyclohydrolase: MRALLSVSDKTGLVDLARGLMALGAELVSTGGTARALRDAGLQVMDVSEITGFPEMLDGRVKTLHPVVHGGLLARRDLPGHMDAIAAHDIQPIDVVVVNLYPFRETAARPGATRDDVVEQIDIGGPSMLRSAAKNHDAVTVVVDPADYDEVLGVLRGAAAEDLRVLRRRLAAKVFAHTAAYDAAIAAWFAEQEGDRFPARLTLAVERAQGLRYGENPHQRAAFYVERRGAGLGALVQRGGKELSFNNLLDLEGALLATDPFADETRACCAIVKHTTPCGLAIGATAREAYEKALACDPTSAFGGIIALTVPVDDEAAESISRLFVECVVAPEFTPGAIETLGRKKNLRILEGRAPADPRALDVKRVRGGLLVQDRLPAVSVDDGWTVVTDRAPTDEELDDLRFAWRAVASVKSNAIVLARGGATIGIGAGQMSRVDASFLAGHKARQLGHDTAGTALASDAFFPFRDGVDQAAAAGVRAIVQPGGSVRDAEVVAAANEHGMAMVFTGVRLFRH; encoded by the coding sequence ATGCGCGCTCTGCTCTCCGTCTCCGACAAGACCGGACTCGTCGACCTCGCCCGCGGCCTGATGGCGTTAGGCGCCGAGCTGGTCTCCACCGGCGGTACCGCGCGAGCGCTGCGCGACGCCGGCCTTCAGGTCATGGACGTCAGCGAGATCACGGGCTTCCCCGAGATGCTCGACGGCCGGGTGAAGACGCTGCACCCCGTCGTGCACGGCGGTCTCCTCGCGCGCCGTGACCTGCCCGGGCACATGGACGCGATCGCCGCGCACGACATCCAGCCGATCGACGTCGTCGTCGTGAACCTGTACCCGTTCCGCGAGACCGCTGCGCGCCCCGGCGCGACGCGCGACGACGTCGTCGAGCAGATCGACATCGGCGGCCCGTCGATGCTCCGCTCCGCGGCGAAGAACCACGACGCCGTCACGGTCGTCGTCGACCCGGCGGACTATGACGAGGTGTTAGGCGTCCTGCGCGGCGCGGCGGCGGAAGACCTGCGCGTCCTCCGCCGCCGCCTCGCGGCCAAGGTCTTCGCCCACACCGCCGCCTACGACGCCGCGATCGCCGCGTGGTTCGCCGAGCAGGAAGGCGACCGCTTTCCCGCGCGCCTGACGCTCGCCGTGGAGCGCGCGCAGGGACTGCGCTACGGCGAGAACCCGCACCAGCGCGCCGCGTTCTACGTCGAGCGGCGCGGTGCGGGGCTCGGCGCGCTCGTCCAGCGCGGCGGCAAGGAGTTGTCGTTCAACAACCTACTGGACCTCGAGGGCGCGCTGCTCGCCACCGATCCGTTCGCCGACGAGACGCGCGCCTGCTGCGCGATCGTGAAGCACACCACGCCGTGCGGCCTCGCCATCGGCGCCACGGCGCGGGAGGCGTACGAGAAGGCGCTCGCCTGCGATCCCACGAGCGCGTTCGGCGGCATCATCGCGCTCACCGTGCCGGTCGACGACGAGGCCGCGGAGTCGATCAGCCGCCTGTTCGTCGAGTGCGTCGTCGCTCCCGAGTTCACACCCGGCGCGATCGAGACGCTCGGCCGCAAGAAGAACCTGCGCATCCTCGAGGGGCGCGCCCCGGCCGACCCGCGCGCGCTCGACGTGAAGCGCGTGCGCGGCGGGCTGCTCGTCCAGGACCGGCTGCCTGCCGTGAGCGTCGACGATGGCTGGACCGTCGTCACCGACCGCGCGCCGACCGACGAGGAGCTCGACGACCTCCGTTTCGCGTGGCGCGCCGTGGCGAGCGTGAAATCCAACGCCATCGTGCTCGCCCGCGGCGGCGCGACGATCGGCATCGGCGCCGGGCAGATGTCGCGCGTCGATGCGTCGTTCCTCGCCGGGCACAAGGCGCGGCAGCTCGGCCACGACACCGCCGGTACCGCGCTCGCCTCGGACGCGTTCTTCCCGTTCCGCGACGGCGTCGACCAGGCCGCGGCGGCCGGCGTGCGCGCCATCGTGCAGCCCGGCGGCTCCGTCCGCGACGCCGAGGTCGTGGCGGCGGCGAACGAGCACGGCATGGCGATGGTATTTACCGGGGTGCGGTTGTTCCGGCATTGA
- the purN gene encoding phosphoribosylglycinamide formyltransferase gives MNRARIAVLASGGGSNLQALLDHLDALGDARAADVVLVLANRADAGALDRARARGIAADTLREPGDGDALLALLQAQRVDLVVLAGYLKLVPRAVVARFRGRMLNVHPALLPAFGGAGMYGARVHQAVLDAGARISGATVHFVDDQYDRGPIAAQWPVPVYATDFADTLAKRVLRVEHLLLPRVVQAVAAGDVRLAPDGSVVGAFRDGPPDAAFTVTTDADAVAHEIDRALR, from the coding sequence GTGAACCGCGCGCGCATCGCGGTGCTCGCCTCCGGCGGCGGCTCCAACCTCCAGGCGCTGCTCGACCACCTCGACGCGCTCGGCGACGCGCGCGCGGCGGACGTGGTGCTCGTCCTCGCGAACCGCGCCGACGCCGGTGCGCTCGACCGCGCCCGGGCGCGCGGCATCGCCGCCGACACGCTGCGCGAGCCGGGCGACGGCGACGCGCTGCTCGCGCTGCTGCAGGCGCAGCGCGTCGACCTCGTCGTGCTCGCCGGCTACCTGAAGCTCGTGCCCCGCGCGGTCGTCGCCCGCTTCCGCGGCCGCATGCTGAACGTGCACCCTGCCCTGCTCCCCGCGTTCGGCGGCGCGGGCATGTACGGCGCGCGCGTGCACCAGGCGGTGCTCGACGCCGGCGCCCGCATCTCGGGAGCGACCGTGCACTTCGTCGACGACCAGTACGACCGCGGTCCCATCGCCGCGCAGTGGCCGGTACCCGTCTACGCCACCGACTTCGCCGACACGCTCGCGAAGCGGGTGCTGCGCGTGGAGCACCTGCTGCTGCCGCGCGTGGTGCAGGCGGTGGCCGCGGGTGACGTGCGCCTCGCGCCCGACGGCTCCGTGGTCGGCGCGTTCCGCGATGGCCCGCCCGATGCCGCGTTCACGGTCACGACCGACGCCGACGCCGTCGCGCACGAGATCGACCGCGCGCTCCGTTAG